Proteins encoded together in one Vigna angularis cultivar LongXiaoDou No.4 chromosome 5, ASM1680809v1, whole genome shotgun sequence window:
- the LOC108340820 gene encoding MAR-binding filament-like protein 1-1, whose protein sequence is MGSTSFCLLHSSLCKFPSSSSSFSSSSGYRPKTKLRAPTSSCLGQQDPVCSKRTILLTSIALLPFRRLKRAPALEPPAVTPTEENEVKTQEDNQEAETAPEVETPSNSFLSLLNGIGIFSSGVLGALYTLSQKEKAAADATIETMSWKLKKKEELIVSLKKDYELKLLNKQEEQANLLEKAKEEKQALMEQLNSAISTINHLGKELKNERILVEDLKLQIDRLETELSKIDTDKKDLETNLKEKIDFIGVLQERINLLSEDLKDKEDVVKNLNSSLAVKELELKRLNSTYEKTKDDLSSVQLQIQGLKDELLKSQQELEAKDSLVMELNSRLSSLTHENDDFRSKYDVMEKEYNDLKLTTERKAALDSRVLSEKEEELLQLKHQFELALRESSQNLLINADLSRERDLLKEALENKSGKVNHLKHELQDTQGNLEKSRNESAELENLLSESNKLRNDLVVEVSKLSSELTEVKGSLQRSLDNAKHEAEMLASEVTTAKEHLKKTEAELQGKSHDLTIALEKCDSLQKELIEIYKKAETTAENLKEEKQLVDSLKKDIQTLEKQISEDKESRKSLETNLKEAVKSLDEMNRNATILSSELQRTNSLISSLEKEKEVLMNSLADQRNASKEAKENIEDAHNLIMKLGNERENLERKGKKLEEDLASAKGEILRLKSRISSSKVAVNNEKVRKDESEGKVNSSKVTVNNEQVQKNEGVNSSKVAVDNEQVQKNGGESKVTVTARKTVRRRKANPQ, encoded by the exons ATGGGAAGCACCTCCTTCTGCTTGCTCCACTCATCCCTTTGCAAATtcccatcttcatcttcatctttttcatcttcatctgGATACAGACCAAAGACCAAGTTGCGAGCTCCTACGTCCTCCTGCTTGGGCCAGCAAGACCCAGTCTGCAGCAAAAGAACCATTCTTTTAACCAGCATAGCCCTTCTTCCATTTCGCCGTTTGAAGAGGGCCCCAGCTCTAGAACCACCGGCCGTAACTCCAA CTGAAGAAAATGAGGTGAAGACACAAGAGGATAACCAGGAAGCTGAG ACAGCACCTGAAGTGGAAACACCATCAAATTCCTTTCTGTCTCTCCTGAATGGAATTGGAATATTTTCTTCTGGTGTGCTGGGTGCTCTCTATACACTTTCTCAGAAAGAAAAGGCTGCTGCTGATGCAACAATAGAAACA ATGAGCTGGAaactgaagaaaaaggaagaactGATTGTTTCCTTAAAGAAGGACTATGAGCTGAAGTTACTGAATAAGCAGGAGGAACAAGCCAACCTACTTGAAAAGGCAAAGGAAGAGAAGCAAGCATTGATGGAACAACTAAATTCTGCGATCAGTACAATCAACCACTTGGGGAAGGAGCTTAAAAATGAGAGAATTTTGGTTGAGGACCTGAAACTTCAAATTGACAGACTTGAGACTGAGCTTTCAAAGATTGATACAGATAAGAAAGATCTTGAAACcaatttgaaagaaaagatagaTTTCATTGGAGTTTTACAGGAAAGAATCAATCTTCTCAGTGAGGACCTCAAAGACAAAGAAGATGTTGTTAAGAATCTCAATTCATCTCTAGCAGTAAAGGAGTTGGAATTGAAGAGATTGAATTCTACCTATGAGAAAACCAAGGATGACTTATCCAGTGTACAATTGCAGATTCAAGGGTTGAAAGATGAACTACTTAAAAGCCAACAGGAACTAGAAGCTAAAGATTCCTTGGTGATGGAACTAAATTCAAGATTGAGTTCCTTAACTCATGAGAATGATGATTTTAGGAGTAAATATGATGTCATGGAGAAGGAATACAATGACCTAAAACTCACTACTGAAAGAAAGGCTGCTTTGGACTCTAGGGTTTTaagtgaaaaagaagaggagCTTCTTCAGCTAAAGCATCAATTTGAACTTGCCCTGCGTGAATCAAGCCAAAACCTGCTCATCAATGCTGATTTATCCCGGGAAAGAGATTTGTTGAAGGAGGCTCTTGAGAATAAATCTGGTAAAGTGAATCATTTGAAGCATGAACTTCAAGACACCCAGGGAAATCTTGAAAAATCAAGAAATGAGTCTGCTGAATTGGAAAACCTTTTAAGTGAGTCAAACAAACTGCGCAATGACCTTGTGGTTGAGGTGTCTAAGCTTTCATCTGAGCTCACTGAAGTTAAAGGATCACTACAGAGAAGTCTTGATAATGCAAAACATGAGGCAGAGATGCTAGCAAGTGAGGTTACAACTGCAAAGGAACATTTGAAGAAAACCGAAGCAGAGCTACAAGGTAAGTCCCATGATTTAACAATTGCTCTTGAAAAGTGTGATAGCCTACAAAAAGAATTAATTGAGATATACAAAAAGGCTGAGACCACAGCAGAGaatttaaaggaagaaaaacagTTAGTTGATTCTTTGAAAAAAGATATACAAACTTTAGAGAAGCAAATCTCAGAAGACAAGGAGTCCCGAAAATCTCTTGAGACGAACTTGAAGGAGGCTGTCAAATCACTTGATGAAATGAACCGAAATGCAACGATCCTTTCTAGTGAACTACAGAGaaccaactctcttatttctagccttgaaaaagagaaagaggtgCTTATGAATTCCCTAGCAGACCAAAGAAATGCAAGCAAAGAGGCCAAGGAAAACATTGAAGATGCTCATAACCTCATCATGAAACTCGGCAATGAAAGAGAGAATTTagagagaaaagggaagaaattgGAGGAGGATTTGGCTTCTGCCAAGGGTGAGATATTGCGCTTAAAGAGCCGAATCAGCTCTTCTAAAGTTGCTGTTAACAATGAGAAAGTGCGGAAAGATGAAAGTGAAGGCAAGGTCAATTCTTCAAAAGTTACTGTTAACAATGAGCAAGTGCAGAAAAATGAAGGGGTCAATTCTTCAAAAGTTGCTGTTGACAACGAGCAAGTGCAGAAAAATGGAGGTGAAAGCAAGGTTACTGTAACTGCGAGGAAGACtgtgagaagaagaaaagctaATCCACAATAA